One Vespula pensylvanica isolate Volc-1 chromosome 14, ASM1446617v1, whole genome shotgun sequence genomic window carries:
- the LOC122634173 gene encoding myb-like protein U isoform X1 gives MGQAWCKEKTSKAQDSKSPLDRVFVRCAHRIYPSLKEEGSVLGGATQRVTSSEIGYAGSPPRDVLTRGRSIDSVDRPFQPSDWVDVNLEVPSTPRANSVLTNLTIDTNLYPPTTTPTSIRSNNLKDVTPVPPPRRKKRNRGRPLPPKPDEILEKTSSNLRHVDSNEEPLYSSVVSNSPRTLLDDYATMDDVVGGCREQSHDEGSTFRSQTNGTRDSRVNEYSKGVMPEGRRTKEIYEHKASISEVNGTGRIISSDVVSGKRLSHNDRKTSKIFNQHKTPMTDDDINDEYERFVNGRGIKDSSTPNRHDEDIRKRTKEFMRNRHIDDSTRVDVQIMELNVRPKNYSTVSLPNYDELDVVRHATKRTKDEGEGEDEKIRSRRPVRSSTGSLPVESFLLPFSQKTSIRLEDYIQRHGSTENLSEYQVLEGKLPCSDANSETEFLKYDPSKLEDWDLGDIGNCELNHRQRPLECSETSDRDVVDFHQTRTNTNELQKPMSFGKPIELVHEESKLDETLRERDRCPQEESKEISKPDRPPSCRDAFCLNQNNTFYSDAMDDSGCSKKKEDPENFDRSNSKRMMIFGRSLSNESEPCDPNEMSCETKELRPRDKSKIISTISEESLSSETLIDKDKFIEDEERDLKMKKMKTPPPSPENKIKSDNNDNEHSVLLKVLKEEAADGSNFSSMTPSLTELEVALSDMLEKEQNDQENVKNENIYIEKEGNNNNNNNNNNNNNNNNNANNNNNNNNNRSLSPSKNEEIETTLITIEKKNCKERLSVSLDDILKPKISSNNNRRKVSFCAWEEKGSYEQEETIVNKYECTKNEKSHSSNLQRTSQEDSIEIEKSEDTPTPPRRRHRPSCPSGILKEDQRNSTNGAKTHTDAIEHDDRLI, from the exons CTCCGAGATTGGATATGCTGGTTCACCACCCAGAGATGTCCTCACAAGGGGCAGAAGCATCGACTCAGTCGACAGACCCTTTCAACCGAGCGATTGGGTGGACGTCAACTTGGAGGTACCCAGTACACCTAGAGCTAACTCAGTTCTCACCAACTTGACCATCGACACGAATCTTTACCCACCTACGACTACTCCCACGTCTATCC GTTCGAATAATTTGAAAGACGTGACACCGGTGCCACCACCAAGACGAAAGAAGCGAAACAGAGGTAGACCATTGCCACCGAAACCGGACGAAATTCTAGAGAAAACGAGCAGCAATTTGCGTCACGTAGATTCAAACGAGGAGCCGTTATATTCCTCGGTAGTGAGTAACTCGCCGAGAACGTTGCTTGACGATTATGCGACGATGGACGATGTCGTTGGTGGATGTCGCGAGCAGTCACACGATGAAGGTAGTACCTTCCGAAGTCAGACGAATGGAACGAGAGATTCACGGGTGAACGAGTATTCAAAGGGTGTAATGCCTGAGGGTAGAAGGACGAAGGAGATATACGAGCACAAGGCGAGTATTAGCGAG GTTAACGGTACCGGAAGAATAATATCGAGCGACGTGGTTTCCGGCAAAAGGTTGTCCCACAACGATAGGAAGacatcgaaaatttttaatcaacatAAAACACCTATGACCGATGACGATATTAACGACGAATACGAAAGATTCGTTAATGGACGTGGTATCAAGGATTCGTCGACTCCGAATCGACATGATGAGGATATTCGTAAAAGAACCAAGGAGTTTATGCGTAATCGGCATATAGATGATTCTACAAGGGTAGATGTTCAAATAATGGAGCTTAATGTCAGACCAAAGAACTACAGCACAGTTAGCCTTCCGAATTACGACGAGTTGGATGTAGTTAGACACGCGACGAAAAGGACCAAGgacgaaggagaaggagaggacgAGAAAATAAGATCGAGGAGACCCGTCAGGAGCAGCACGGGATCTCTTCCGGTCGAATCTTTCCTTCTACCTTTCTCACAg AAAACGAGTATCCGATTGGAGGACTATATTCAACGTCATGGAAGCACTGAAAATCTATCAGAGTATCAGGTACTAGAGGGAAAGCTACCTTGCAGTGATGCCAATAGCGAGACTGAATTCTTGAAGTACGATCCGAGTAAATTGGAGGATTGGGACCTTGGTGACATCGGTAATTGCGAATTGAACCACAGGCAAAGGCCCCTTGAG TGTTCAGAGACATCAGATCGTGATGTAGTAGATTTTCACCAGACACGTACAAATACGAACGAATTGCAAAAGCCAATGTCCTTTGGGAAACCAATAGAGTTAGTTCATGAGGAATCCAAACTTGATGAGACATTACGAGAACGGGACAG atgcCCGCaagaagaatcgaaagaaatatcgaaaccAGATCGACCGCCATCGTGCAGAGATGCATTTTGCTTGAATCAGAACAATACTTTTTACtcag ATGCAATGGACGATTCAGGATGcagtaagaagaaagaggatccagaaaatttcgatcgatctaattCAAAGAGGATGATGATATTCGGTAGAAGTTTATCGAACGAGAGCGAACCTTGCGATCCTAACGAGATGTCCtgcgaaacgaaagaattacGTCCAcgtgataaaagtaaaataatcaGTACGATATCGGAGGAATCATTATCGAGCGAAACGTTAATCGATAAGGATAAATTCATCGAGGATGAGGAGAGAgatttgaaaatgaagaaaatgaaaacgccACCACCGAGTCcggagaataaaataaaatctgataacaacgacaacgaacATTCGGTACTTTTGAAGGTTTTAAAGGAGGAAGCTGCTGACGGTAGTAACTTTAGTTCGATGACACCGAGTTTGACCGAATTGGAAGTGGCATTGTCGGATATGTTggagaaagaacaaaacgaTCAGGAAAAcgtcaaaaatgaaaatatatatatagagaaggaagggaataataataataataataataataataataataataataataataataatgctaataataataataataataataataatagatcgtTGTCACCATCTAAAAACGAAGAGATCGAAACGACATTGATTacgatcgagaagaaaaattgtaaggAACGTCTTTCGGTTTCGTTGGACGATATTCTAAAGccaaaaatttcatcgaacaATAATCGAAGAAAGGTATCGTTTTGTGCGTGGGAAGAAAAGGGTTCGTACGAACAAGAGGAAACTATTGTCAATAAGTACGAATGTACGAAAAACGAGAAATCTCATTCGTCGAATCTGCAACGTACAAGTCAGGAAGATTCgatcgagatagaaaaatcCGAGGATACTCCTACGCCACCGAGAAGAAGACACAGACCTTCTTGTCCTTCGGGAATCCTCAAGGAGGATCAACGAAACTCTACAAATGGTGCCAAGACGCATACGGATGCGATCGAACACGATGATAGACTTATTTGA
- the LOC122634173 gene encoding uncharacterized protein DDB_G0287625-like isoform X2, whose amino-acid sequence MGQAWCKEKTSKAQDSKSPLDRVFVRCAHRIYPSLKEEGSVLGGATQRVTSSEIGYAGSPPRDVLTRGRSIDSVDRPFQPSDWVDVNLEVPSTPRANSVLTNLTIDTNLYPPTTTPTSIRSNNLKDVTPVPPPRRKKRNRGRPLPPKPDEILEKTSSNLRHVDSNEEPLYSSVVSNSPRTLLDDYATMDDVVGGCREQSHDEGSTFRSQTNGTRDSRVNEYSKGVMPEGRRTKEIYEHKVNGTGRIISSDVVSGKRLSHNDRKTSKIFNQHKTPMTDDDINDEYERFVNGRGIKDSSTPNRHDEDIRKRTKEFMRNRHIDDSTRVDVQIMELNVRPKNYSTVSLPNYDELDVVRHATKRTKDEGEGEDEKIRSRRPVRSSTGSLPVESFLLPFSQKTSIRLEDYIQRHGSTENLSEYQVLEGKLPCSDANSETEFLKYDPSKLEDWDLGDIGNCELNHRQRPLECSETSDRDVVDFHQTRTNTNELQKPMSFGKPIELVHEESKLDETLRERDRCPQEESKEISKPDRPPSCRDAFCLNQNNTFYSDAMDDSGCSKKKEDPENFDRSNSKRMMIFGRSLSNESEPCDPNEMSCETKELRPRDKSKIISTISEESLSSETLIDKDKFIEDEERDLKMKKMKTPPPSPENKIKSDNNDNEHSVLLKVLKEEAADGSNFSSMTPSLTELEVALSDMLEKEQNDQENVKNENIYIEKEGNNNNNNNNNNNNNNNNNANNNNNNNNNRSLSPSKNEEIETTLITIEKKNCKERLSVSLDDILKPKISSNNNRRKVSFCAWEEKGSYEQEETIVNKYECTKNEKSHSSNLQRTSQEDSIEIEKSEDTPTPPRRRHRPSCPSGILKEDQRNSTNGAKTHTDAIEHDDRLI is encoded by the exons CTCCGAGATTGGATATGCTGGTTCACCACCCAGAGATGTCCTCACAAGGGGCAGAAGCATCGACTCAGTCGACAGACCCTTTCAACCGAGCGATTGGGTGGACGTCAACTTGGAGGTACCCAGTACACCTAGAGCTAACTCAGTTCTCACCAACTTGACCATCGACACGAATCTTTACCCACCTACGACTACTCCCACGTCTATCC GTTCGAATAATTTGAAAGACGTGACACCGGTGCCACCACCAAGACGAAAGAAGCGAAACAGAGGTAGACCATTGCCACCGAAACCGGACGAAATTCTAGAGAAAACGAGCAGCAATTTGCGTCACGTAGATTCAAACGAGGAGCCGTTATATTCCTCGGTAGTGAGTAACTCGCCGAGAACGTTGCTTGACGATTATGCGACGATGGACGATGTCGTTGGTGGATGTCGCGAGCAGTCACACGATGAAGGTAGTACCTTCCGAAGTCAGACGAATGGAACGAGAGATTCACGGGTGAACGAGTATTCAAAGGGTGTAATGCCTGAGGGTAGAAGGACGAAGGAGATATACGAGCACAAG GTTAACGGTACCGGAAGAATAATATCGAGCGACGTGGTTTCCGGCAAAAGGTTGTCCCACAACGATAGGAAGacatcgaaaatttttaatcaacatAAAACACCTATGACCGATGACGATATTAACGACGAATACGAAAGATTCGTTAATGGACGTGGTATCAAGGATTCGTCGACTCCGAATCGACATGATGAGGATATTCGTAAAAGAACCAAGGAGTTTATGCGTAATCGGCATATAGATGATTCTACAAGGGTAGATGTTCAAATAATGGAGCTTAATGTCAGACCAAAGAACTACAGCACAGTTAGCCTTCCGAATTACGACGAGTTGGATGTAGTTAGACACGCGACGAAAAGGACCAAGgacgaaggagaaggagaggacgAGAAAATAAGATCGAGGAGACCCGTCAGGAGCAGCACGGGATCTCTTCCGGTCGAATCTTTCCTTCTACCTTTCTCACAg AAAACGAGTATCCGATTGGAGGACTATATTCAACGTCATGGAAGCACTGAAAATCTATCAGAGTATCAGGTACTAGAGGGAAAGCTACCTTGCAGTGATGCCAATAGCGAGACTGAATTCTTGAAGTACGATCCGAGTAAATTGGAGGATTGGGACCTTGGTGACATCGGTAATTGCGAATTGAACCACAGGCAAAGGCCCCTTGAG TGTTCAGAGACATCAGATCGTGATGTAGTAGATTTTCACCAGACACGTACAAATACGAACGAATTGCAAAAGCCAATGTCCTTTGGGAAACCAATAGAGTTAGTTCATGAGGAATCCAAACTTGATGAGACATTACGAGAACGGGACAG atgcCCGCaagaagaatcgaaagaaatatcgaaaccAGATCGACCGCCATCGTGCAGAGATGCATTTTGCTTGAATCAGAACAATACTTTTTACtcag ATGCAATGGACGATTCAGGATGcagtaagaagaaagaggatccagaaaatttcgatcgatctaattCAAAGAGGATGATGATATTCGGTAGAAGTTTATCGAACGAGAGCGAACCTTGCGATCCTAACGAGATGTCCtgcgaaacgaaagaattacGTCCAcgtgataaaagtaaaataatcaGTACGATATCGGAGGAATCATTATCGAGCGAAACGTTAATCGATAAGGATAAATTCATCGAGGATGAGGAGAGAgatttgaaaatgaagaaaatgaaaacgccACCACCGAGTCcggagaataaaataaaatctgataacaacgacaacgaacATTCGGTACTTTTGAAGGTTTTAAAGGAGGAAGCTGCTGACGGTAGTAACTTTAGTTCGATGACACCGAGTTTGACCGAATTGGAAGTGGCATTGTCGGATATGTTggagaaagaacaaaacgaTCAGGAAAAcgtcaaaaatgaaaatatatatatagagaaggaagggaataataataataataataataataataataataataataataataataatgctaataataataataataataataataatagatcgtTGTCACCATCTAAAAACGAAGAGATCGAAACGACATTGATTacgatcgagaagaaaaattgtaaggAACGTCTTTCGGTTTCGTTGGACGATATTCTAAAGccaaaaatttcatcgaacaATAATCGAAGAAAGGTATCGTTTTGTGCGTGGGAAGAAAAGGGTTCGTACGAACAAGAGGAAACTATTGTCAATAAGTACGAATGTACGAAAAACGAGAAATCTCATTCGTCGAATCTGCAACGTACAAGTCAGGAAGATTCgatcgagatagaaaaatcCGAGGATACTCCTACGCCACCGAGAAGAAGACACAGACCTTCTTGTCCTTCGGGAATCCTCAAGGAGGATCAACGAAACTCTACAAATGGTGCCAAGACGCATACGGATGCGATCGAACACGATGATAGACTTATTTGA